One window of Pseudacidobacterium ailaaui genomic DNA carries:
- a CDS encoding enolase C-terminal domain-like protein translates to MSDLKIIRAQVIDLRFPTSREHIGSDAVNVDPDYSAAYCILETDHGPSGYGLTFTLGRGTELCVEALKYLSRYAVGRPLSSITDDLGAFYRELTSDSQFRWLGPEKGVIHLATGALINAVWDLYARVQGKPLWRLLAEMEAEEIVRTIDFRYLSDALTPAEATQLLRERRPGMEERLKRLQQTGYPAYTTSVGWFGFSDEKIERLCDEALAEGWTHFKLKVGGRPEDDLRRARLVRSKIGPDRRLMMDANQKWDVSEAIERTRALAEVHPWWMEEPTSPDDILGHARIRREVPQVRIATGEHCHNRVMFKQLMQAGALDFCQIDSCRLAGVNENLAVILLAAKFNIPVCPHAGGVGLCEYVQHLSAFDYLRVSTTLEDRVTEFVDHLHEHFTDPVRIRNAHYQLPEKPGYSAEIYPETLRDYAYPSGRVWS, encoded by the coding sequence TTGAGTGACCTTAAGATCATCCGCGCCCAAGTGATTGACCTGCGCTTCCCCACCTCGCGGGAACACATCGGCTCCGACGCGGTCAACGTGGATCCTGATTACTCAGCCGCCTACTGCATTTTGGAAACAGACCACGGACCCAGCGGATATGGACTTACCTTTACCCTGGGCCGCGGCACTGAGCTTTGCGTGGAAGCGCTCAAATATCTTTCCCGTTATGCCGTCGGCCGCCCTCTTTCCTCAATTACAGATGACCTGGGAGCGTTTTACCGCGAGCTGACCTCAGACAGCCAGTTCCGCTGGCTGGGCCCGGAAAAGGGCGTCATCCATCTGGCCACCGGGGCCCTCATCAACGCTGTCTGGGACCTCTACGCGCGAGTGCAAGGCAAGCCGCTATGGAGGCTGCTGGCAGAGATGGAGGCCGAAGAGATTGTTCGCACCATCGATTTCCGCTATCTCAGCGACGCCCTCACCCCTGCTGAGGCGACGCAGTTGCTCCGGGAACGCCGCCCCGGCATGGAGGAAAGACTCAAGCGCCTGCAGCAGACCGGCTATCCGGCCTACACAACATCGGTGGGATGGTTCGGTTTCAGCGATGAAAAGATCGAGCGCCTGTGCGATGAGGCGCTGGCCGAGGGCTGGACGCATTTCAAGCTCAAGGTGGGCGGCCGGCCCGAAGATGATCTGCGCCGCGCGCGTTTGGTACGCAGCAAAATTGGCCCCGACCGCCGACTGATGATGGATGCCAACCAGAAGTGGGACGTTTCTGAAGCCATTGAACGCACACGCGCGCTGGCTGAAGTCCATCCCTGGTGGATGGAAGAACCGACCAGCCCGGACGACATTCTGGGCCATGCCCGTATCCGGCGCGAGGTGCCGCAGGTGCGCATTGCCACCGGTGAGCATTGCCATAACCGGGTGATGTTTAAACAGCTCATGCAGGCCGGGGCACTGGACTTCTGCCAGATTGACAGTTGTCGGCTGGCCGGAGTCAATGAAAACCTTGCCGTGATTCTGCTGGCGGCCAAGTTCAACATTCCGGTTTGTCCCCATGCGGGCGGTGTAGGACTCTGTGAATATGTGCAGCACCTCTCAGCGTTTGACTACCTGCGTGTTTCCACGACGCTTGAGGACCGTGTGACCGAGTTTGTCGACCATCTGCACGAGCACTTTACGGACCCGGTCCGGATCCGCAACGCACACTATCAGTTGCCGGAAAAGCCCGGCTACAGCGCAGAGATTTATCCGGAGACGCTGCGCGATTATGCTTATCCCTCAGGACGTGTCTGGAGTTAA
- a CDS encoding alpha-L-fucosidase codes for MKASRPAKGLPLVWMAAFLTLTAPAFAQQPDRDDLIWQKSVSQFNQTRQSFLATVDKTAKEGPFQPDWDSLKGYKIPAWYQDAKFGIFIHWGVYSVPAFGNEWYPRNMYRQGTPEFKHQVETYGPQTKFGYKDFIPMFHAERFDPKAWAALFKESGAKYVIPVAEHHDGFQMYQSELSDWNAAKMGPHRDIIGELRSAILAEGLHFGASSHRAEHYWFMNGGREFPSDVQDPKYASFYGPAHVGIDPEKNGTGHPDNAYLDDWLARSAEIVERYHPELVYFDWWVEQDTFQPYLKRFAAFYYNQAAQKGQQVVLFRKNDAFPDGTTVLDIERGQLDHVRPQHWQTDTSVSDKSWGYVKGDTYKSPESLVWQLVDIVSKNGNLLLNIGPKPDGTIPEEAVGILRSMGAWLKVNGEAIYGTRPWTIYGEGPTKVVAGSFHDTATQPYTPQDIRFTRKGNTLYAIALGWPSDRHLVIHSLGTGSGFKVASVSLLGSHAAIRFEQQQDGLHLDLPQKAPGEYAYSFRLIPAK; via the coding sequence ATGAAAGCTTCCCGCCCCGCAAAAGGGCTGCCCCTGGTCTGGATGGCTGCGTTTCTCACGCTTACGGCCCCGGCATTCGCGCAACAACCTGACCGCGACGATCTGATCTGGCAGAAGTCTGTCAGCCAATTCAACCAGACACGGCAATCGTTTTTGGCCACCGTGGATAAAACCGCAAAGGAAGGTCCGTTCCAGCCCGACTGGGACTCGCTGAAGGGATACAAAATCCCGGCCTGGTATCAGGATGCGAAATTCGGAATCTTCATTCACTGGGGAGTCTACTCTGTGCCGGCCTTCGGAAATGAATGGTATCCGCGCAATATGTACCGCCAGGGTACGCCGGAGTTCAAGCACCAGGTAGAAACCTACGGCCCGCAGACCAAGTTTGGATACAAAGACTTCATCCCCATGTTCCACGCGGAGCGTTTTGATCCCAAGGCCTGGGCCGCCCTCTTTAAGGAATCCGGCGCAAAGTATGTAATTCCCGTGGCCGAACACCATGACGGTTTCCAGATGTACCAGTCAGAGCTGAGTGACTGGAATGCGGCAAAGATGGGACCGCACCGCGACATCATCGGCGAGCTGCGGTCGGCCATCCTGGCTGAAGGACTGCACTTCGGCGCCTCCTCACACCGCGCCGAACACTACTGGTTCATGAACGGAGGACGCGAATTCCCCTCTGACGTGCAGGACCCGAAATATGCCTCGTTTTATGGCCCCGCGCACGTTGGCATTGACCCGGAAAAGAATGGCACCGGCCACCCGGACAACGCCTACCTCGATGACTGGCTTGCACGCAGCGCCGAGATTGTGGAGCGCTATCATCCCGAGCTTGTCTACTTTGACTGGTGGGTCGAGCAGGACACCTTCCAGCCCTACCTGAAGCGCTTTGCCGCTTTCTATTACAACCAGGCGGCCCAAAAGGGCCAGCAGGTAGTGCTCTTCCGTAAAAATGATGCTTTCCCGGACGGCACCACCGTCCTTGATATTGAGCGCGGACAACTGGACCATGTCCGCCCGCAGCACTGGCAGACGGACACCTCGGTAAGTGACAAGTCCTGGGGCTACGTCAAGGGCGACACTTACAAATCGCCGGAAAGCCTTGTCTGGCAACTGGTGGACATCGTCAGCAAAAATGGCAATCTGCTGCTCAATATCGGCCCTAAGCCGGACGGGACCATTCCGGAAGAGGCGGTCGGTATTCTGCGCAGTATGGGCGCATGGCTGAAGGTAAACGGTGAGGCCATCTATGGCACGCGTCCCTGGACCATCTATGGTGAAGGCCCCACCAAAGTGGTCGCCGGCTCGTTTCACGACACCGCTACCCAGCCTTATACCCCTCAGGACATCCGATTCACCAGAAAAGGCAATACCCTGTACGCTATCGCGCTGGGATGGCCCTCTGACAGACATCTGGTGATTCATTCGTTAGGCACCGGCAGCGGATTCAAAGTGGCCTCGGTTTCGCTGCTCGGTTCTCATGCCGCCATCCGGTTTGAGCAGCAGCAGGATGGCCTGCATCTGGATTTGCCCCAAAAGGCGCCGGGCGAATACGCCTACAGCTTCCGATTGATACCAGCAAAGTAG
- a CDS encoding Gfo/Idh/MocA family protein: protein MSSDFETQVQQVLRDTAPPFPKNPLPVVVIGAGSIVHDAHLPAYQKAGIPVAALVDASQERATQVAEKFAVPVAVTSIAEAIRKSPQGSVFDVAVPAGAILDVLPHLPDGSAVLIQKPMGNTLVEAEQILAVCRRKGLTAAVNFQLRFAPVMLAAKRACEAGLLGEIHDMEVMVHVYMPWDLWTFLAQAPRLEILYHSIHYVDLVRSWFGNPQRVLARTVRNPLTPGLAATKSLLMLDYGEWKRVYISTNHGHQYEGSQQSYVQWEGTEGALRAVMGVNLDYPKGKPDTLSIARRGGAWHSVSIGGNWFPDAFIGSMGSLQAFFSGQAQTLPTSVEDAIDTMRTVEAAYLSSERDGVPLPR from the coding sequence ATGAGCTCCGACTTTGAAACCCAGGTGCAGCAGGTCCTCAGGGACACTGCTCCACCCTTTCCGAAAAACCCTCTTCCTGTGGTGGTGATTGGGGCAGGCAGTATTGTCCACGATGCCCATCTGCCCGCCTATCAGAAAGCCGGAATTCCGGTGGCGGCCCTGGTAGATGCAAGTCAGGAGCGCGCCACACAGGTGGCCGAGAAATTCGCTGTCCCTGTGGCGGTAACTTCGATTGCAGAAGCAATCAGGAAGTCGCCCCAAGGCAGTGTTTTTGATGTTGCAGTGCCCGCAGGCGCGATTCTGGATGTGCTGCCGCATCTGCCCGACGGCTCCGCAGTGCTCATCCAGAAGCCGATGGGAAACACTCTGGTCGAGGCGGAGCAGATCCTGGCTGTATGCCGCAGGAAGGGCCTGACGGCAGCGGTCAATTTTCAGCTGCGTTTTGCTCCGGTCATGCTGGCGGCCAAACGTGCTTGTGAAGCTGGACTCCTGGGCGAAATCCATGACATGGAAGTGATGGTCCATGTTTACATGCCGTGGGACCTGTGGACCTTTCTGGCTCAAGCTCCGCGTCTGGAGATTCTCTATCACAGCATCCATTATGTGGACTTGGTGCGCTCCTGGTTTGGGAACCCGCAGCGTGTGCTGGCCCGGACGGTGCGCAATCCTCTGACGCCAGGACTTGCCGCCACCAAAAGCCTCCTGATGCTGGATTACGGCGAATGGAAGCGCGTCTACATCTCCACCAACCATGGCCACCAGTATGAGGGTTCCCAGCAAAGCTATGTGCAGTGGGAAGGTACCGAGGGCGCGCTGCGCGCAGTCATGGGCGTAAACCTGGATTATCCAAAGGGGAAGCCGGACACACTCAGCATTGCCCGCCGCGGCGGCGCGTGGCACAGTGTGTCCATCGGAGGAAACTGGTTTCCCGATGCCTTCATCGGCTCGATGGGTTCACTCCAGGCCTTTTTTTCCGGTCAGGCACAGACGCTGCCGACCAGCGTGGAAGACGCCATTGACACGATGCGTACAGTCGAAGCTGCCTATCTTTCCAGTGAACGCGATGGAGTCCCGCTCCCGAGGTAA
- a CDS encoding ABC transporter substrate-binding protein: MPQTRLRIAVREFSDFENALAEEIALYRAQHAEVEFDPVPLDLHKLYAELFEKEGLRNGTWDIGYITTDWLAEAAGQGALEDLTPYMQQKPVPDWPQGWARSIVEPLYFGDSLYSIPWHDGPECLIYRRDLFEAPKEQQAFRNQYGYDLNPPTTWKQFSDMARFFTRPAEGLYGTLFAAFPDGHNTLYDFALQLWSRGGEFEDENGNALLNTPEAVAALDFYRNTIRDASMCYPEAEKYDSTRSGDVFLSGKVAMMVNWFGFAARCDRPGSALNGRVGIAPIPAAEGRPAASLSVFWTMGIGTGSKHKQAAYDFLHFLTQPELDLGIVKHGTVGVRLSTWRNPELQKRAPAYRRIEEVSLGARRLPRSRNLPAFAEVLNDVATEALSSQVPSAEILKKAQQRIQEKGINFR; this comes from the coding sequence ATGCCCCAGACACGTCTTCGTATTGCCGTCCGTGAGTTCTCTGACTTTGAGAATGCGCTCGCCGAAGAAATCGCCCTCTACCGTGCGCAACATGCGGAGGTCGAGTTTGATCCGGTGCCCCTCGACCTGCACAAACTATACGCCGAACTCTTTGAGAAAGAAGGCCTGCGTAACGGGACATGGGACATTGGCTATATCACGACAGACTGGCTGGCCGAGGCCGCAGGCCAAGGTGCGCTCGAAGACCTGACCCCTTACATGCAGCAAAAACCCGTCCCGGACTGGCCGCAGGGCTGGGCACGGTCGATCGTGGAGCCGTTGTACTTCGGAGACAGCCTCTATTCGATTCCATGGCATGATGGACCGGAGTGCTTGATCTACCGGCGAGACCTTTTTGAGGCCCCAAAGGAGCAACAAGCATTTCGTAACCAATACGGTTACGACTTAAATCCGCCCACCACCTGGAAACAGTTCAGTGACATGGCCCGCTTCTTCACCCGGCCCGCAGAGGGCCTTTATGGCACCCTGTTCGCGGCATTTCCTGACGGGCACAATACGCTCTATGATTTTGCCCTGCAACTGTGGAGCCGGGGCGGTGAATTTGAAGACGAAAATGGCAATGCGCTGCTGAACACGCCAGAGGCTGTAGCTGCACTGGACTTCTACCGCAACACCATTCGCGATGCCTCCATGTGCTACCCCGAGGCAGAAAAATACGATTCCACACGCTCCGGCGACGTCTTTCTCTCAGGCAAAGTGGCGATGATGGTCAACTGGTTCGGCTTTGCGGCAAGATGTGACCGCCCAGGCTCTGCGTTGAATGGCAGGGTCGGCATCGCGCCCATCCCGGCAGCAGAAGGCAGGCCCGCTGCCTCGCTTTCTGTCTTCTGGACCATGGGCATCGGGACGGGATCAAAGCACAAGCAGGCCGCTTATGACTTCCTCCATTTCCTTACCCAGCCGGAACTGGACCTGGGAATCGTAAAGCATGGTACGGTCGGGGTGCGGCTTTCCACCTGGCGCAATCCTGAGTTGCAGAAGCGGGCCCCGGCCTACCGCAGGATCGAAGAAGTCTCGCTGGGCGCGCGCAGACTTCCGCGCAGCCGCAATCTCCCGGCCTTTGCTGAGGTCCTGAACGACGTGGCCACTGAGGCCCTGTCTTCACAGGTCCCTTCGGCGGAAATTCTGAAAAAGGCCCAACAGCGTATTCAAGAAAAAGGAATCAACTTTCGATGA
- a CDS encoding zinc-ribbon domain containing protein encodes MHLRHACQSGFSLWHAPPSPRHGPLHKSSCLCCETYPCALRRAGGGSAKMDFTDRILKCVDCGNEFVFTAGEQLFFHDKQFRNLPKRCKQCKAKRTAGTVTARTETRTVCSECGAETTVPFKPTQGRPVLCRQCFQKRRSLPPGSAPSPVRGPQAI; translated from the coding sequence ATGCACCTTCGGCATGCCTGCCAGTCCGGTTTCAGTCTCTGGCATGCGCCGCCTTCACCGCGGCATGGGCCCCTTCACAAGTCAAGCTGTCTTTGTTGTGAAACATATCCCTGCGCTCTCCGGAGAGCGGGCGGAGGTTCCGCCAAGATGGACTTCACGGACAGAATTCTTAAGTGTGTGGACTGTGGGAATGAATTTGTTTTTACCGCAGGCGAACAGCTCTTCTTCCATGACAAGCAGTTTCGAAACCTCCCAAAACGCTGCAAACAATGCAAGGCCAAACGTACCGCAGGAACAGTGACTGCCCGCACAGAAACCCGGACCGTCTGTTCTGAATGCGGGGCCGAGACCACCGTCCCGTTCAAGCCCACCCAGGGACGCCCTGTTCTATGTCGCCAGTGCTTTCAGAAGAGGCGCAGCCTGCCTCCAGGCAGCGCTCCATCGCCCGTGCGCGGTCCCCAGGCGATCTAA
- the mtaB gene encoding tRNA (N(6)-L-threonylcarbamoyladenosine(37)-C(2))-methylthiotransferase MtaB, with the protein MEGYHVENFGCRASRSDGEAIAAGLRRRGLSSASDLSSARIVVVNTCSVTAEADREARAFIRRVHRKNPQAKIIVTGCYAQRAPHEVAALKGVSVVIGNSHKSLVVPESSAPSDFVPLARLTHTVPILHDPEFAHAELSVLPFAEDSQQTRPNLKVQDGCANRCSFCIIPETRGPSRSLPLAECLAAVHRFVQAGGQELVLSGINLGRWGRDLSPQQRFVDLVAAVLEQTPLPRLRLSSIEPMDWTPELLAIYAQYAPTGRLARHAHLPLQSGSDTMLRRMHRRYRPWHYAEKLARIHSLMPDAGIGADVMIGFPGETDTLFQESYDFIAAQPFTYLHLFPFSARPGTPAAALHSECPVPAAAVEERMSALRRLIAEKTLAFRRSQLGQTLSVVTLEARGHTTTPALSDNFVRVEIHAPLPANQMVNIQVTELSEDGLRAGSSPISSRPSFLPAPRGGPILQSPQSV; encoded by the coding sequence GTGGAAGGATATCACGTCGAGAACTTCGGGTGCCGCGCCAGCCGCTCCGATGGAGAGGCCATTGCTGCCGGACTGCGCCGACGCGGCCTCTCTTCCGCCAGTGATCTTTCAAGCGCCCGGATCGTCGTCGTCAACACATGCAGCGTAACGGCAGAAGCCGACCGCGAGGCGCGCGCCTTCATCCGCCGCGTGCATCGCAAGAATCCTCAGGCAAAGATCATCGTCACCGGCTGTTACGCCCAGCGCGCTCCTCATGAGGTGGCCGCCCTCAAGGGCGTCAGCGTTGTCATCGGCAACAGCCACAAGTCGCTGGTTGTGCCAGAAAGCTCAGCGCCTTCGGACTTTGTGCCCCTGGCCCGGCTGACTCATACCGTCCCCATTCTGCATGATCCGGAGTTCGCCCATGCCGAACTTTCTGTGCTTCCCTTCGCAGAAGATTCGCAGCAGACCCGTCCTAACCTGAAGGTCCAGGACGGCTGCGCCAATCGCTGCTCTTTCTGCATCATTCCGGAAACCCGCGGCCCCAGCCGCTCGCTGCCACTCGCAGAATGCCTCGCCGCTGTCCATCGCTTTGTGCAGGCCGGAGGTCAGGAGCTGGTGCTTTCCGGCATCAATCTTGGCCGATGGGGACGCGATCTGTCTCCGCAGCAGCGCTTCGTAGACCTTGTTGCCGCGGTCCTCGAACAAACGCCCCTGCCACGGCTCCGCCTCAGCTCGATTGAGCCCATGGACTGGACACCGGAACTGCTGGCAATTTACGCACAATATGCGCCTACGGGCAGGCTCGCCCGCCATGCGCACCTTCCTCTGCAATCCGGATCAGACACCATGCTGCGCCGGATGCATCGCCGCTACCGCCCCTGGCACTACGCAGAAAAACTTGCCCGTATCCATTCCCTGATGCCCGATGCGGGCATCGGCGCGGATGTGATGATCGGCTTTCCCGGAGAAACAGATACGCTGTTCCAGGAAAGCTATGATTTCATCGCCGCCCAGCCCTTTACTTATCTGCATCTTTTTCCATTCTCGGCGCGTCCGGGAACGCCCGCTGCGGCGCTGCACAGCGAATGTCCCGTTCCCGCCGCTGCTGTTGAGGAGCGCATGTCCGCACTGCGCAGGTTGATTGCAGAAAAAACCCTTGCTTTCCGGCGATCTCAGCTCGGACAAACCTTGAGTGTGGTCACACTGGAAGCCCGGGGCCATACGACCACCCCAGCCCTTTCCGACAACTTTGTTCGTGTGGAGATCCATGCTCCGCTTCCCGCCAACCAAATGGTGAACATACAGGTCACGGAGCTAAGCGAAGACGGACTGCGCGCTGGGTCCAGCCCTATCTCTTCCCGGCCTTCTTTTCTCCCTGCACCGCGGGGTGGGCCAATCCTCCAATCGCCTCAGTCAGTTTGA
- a CDS encoding fumarylacetoacetate hydrolase family protein translates to MRLVTFAGSDGNPRPGALLNNTAVDLSSRFRSIHSLVLGGEEAIRTAEDLAQSASSRFSLDEVRLLAPIPDPPRIFCIGLNYRDHAVESRMEVPKVPTVFLKLPTALVGHGEAIRLPSISSQPDYEVEFACVIGRDGHRIARENWLDYVFGYTILNDVSARDVQLATSQWVLGKSFPTFAPLGPAIVTKDEIPDPHALDIRLSIDGELLQHSNTQELIFKLPDLIAYLSSIVPLLPGDIISTGTPAGVGLGRTPQRWLKPGETVTCEVAGLGQLVNPVVAGE, encoded by the coding sequence ATGAGACTGGTCACCTTTGCCGGGAGCGATGGAAATCCTCGCCCCGGCGCGCTACTGAACAATACGGCTGTTGATCTTTCTTCCCGTTTTCGCAGCATTCACTCACTGGTTCTGGGCGGCGAAGAGGCCATTCGCACAGCAGAAGATCTGGCGCAGTCTGCCAGCTCGCGTTTTTCTCTCGATGAGGTGCGGCTGCTGGCCCCGATTCCAGATCCTCCGCGCATCTTCTGCATCGGGCTGAACTATCGCGACCACGCGGTGGAGTCGAGGATGGAGGTCCCGAAGGTCCCCACTGTGTTCTTAAAGCTGCCGACTGCGCTGGTGGGCCATGGCGAGGCCATCCGGCTTCCTTCCATTTCTTCCCAACCGGATTACGAGGTGGAATTTGCCTGTGTCATTGGCAGGGACGGTCATCGCATTGCCAGGGAAAACTGGCTGGACTATGTCTTTGGCTACACCATTCTGAATGACGTAAGCGCCCGCGATGTGCAGCTCGCAACTTCCCAGTGGGTCCTGGGCAAAAGCTTTCCGACCTTTGCGCCCCTCGGCCCGGCAATTGTCACCAAAGACGAAATTCCTGATCCGCACGCTCTGGACATCCGGCTGTCTATTGATGGGGAGCTGCTGCAGCACTCAAATACTCAGGAACTGATCTTCAAGCTGCCCGATCTGATTGCATATCTTTCCTCGATTGTGCCCCTGCTTCCGGGAGACATCATCAGCACCGGCACTCCAGCAGGCGTGGGCCTGGGCCGCACCCCGCAGCGCTGGCTGAAGCCTGGAGAGACGGTTACGTGCGAAGTTGCAGGATTGGGACAACTGGTGAATCCTGTAGTGGCCGGAGAATAA
- a CDS encoding IclR family transcriptional regulator, whose amino-acid sequence MKTIKRRYPTPALEKGLDILELFAHEPAGLTKSEVARRLNRTVSEIFRMLLCLEERGYIARSEEDERFRLTLKMFRMSLEYPPTKRLVSEALPIMQEVVHQIHQSCHLGVLEAGQVVIVAQADSPISPGFYVKAGSVVDLMHAATGHVILAHLPSEARNRAIETWQVRTGHKVPRDLDEHLAKIKAQGYEERDSYEIRGVINISYPVLDERGNAVAALTVPYLARIEDPTTPKHVRNALQEASVKLTEAIGGLAHPAVQGEKKAGKR is encoded by the coding sequence TTGAAGACGATCAAGCGACGCTACCCAACCCCGGCCCTGGAAAAGGGGCTCGATATTCTTGAGTTGTTTGCCCATGAGCCTGCCGGGCTTACGAAAAGCGAGGTTGCTCGGCGGCTGAACCGCACAGTTTCGGAGATCTTCCGGATGCTGCTCTGTCTGGAGGAGCGTGGCTACATTGCCCGTTCGGAGGAAGATGAGCGCTTCCGGCTGACGCTCAAGATGTTCCGCATGTCGCTGGAGTATCCGCCGACCAAGCGGCTGGTATCAGAAGCGTTGCCCATCATGCAGGAAGTGGTGCATCAGATCCACCAGTCCTGCCACCTGGGAGTGCTGGAGGCCGGGCAGGTCGTCATTGTGGCGCAGGCCGATTCGCCAATCAGCCCCGGTTTCTACGTCAAGGCCGGCTCGGTTGTGGACCTGATGCATGCCGCTACCGGGCACGTGATCCTGGCCCACCTGCCCTCGGAAGCGCGCAACCGGGCGATTGAGACCTGGCAGGTGCGCACCGGGCATAAAGTTCCGCGGGACCTGGACGAGCATCTGGCAAAGATCAAGGCCCAGGGATATGAGGAGCGGGACAGCTATGAGATCCGCGGAGTCATCAACATCAGCTATCCGGTGCTGGATGAGCGCGGGAATGCAGTAGCAGCCCTCACGGTGCCGTATCTGGCCCGGATTGAAGACCCGACGACGCCAAAGCATGTCCGTAACGCCTTGCAGGAGGCCAGCGTCAAACTGACTGAGGCGATTGGAGGATTGGCCCACCCCGCGGTGCAGGGAGAAAAGAAGGCCGGGAAGAGATAG
- the rpsU gene encoding 30S ribosomal protein S21, whose protein sequence is MAEVRVQEGEPLENALRRFKRKVQQEDIIKEVKRHSFYLKPGEKRRMKEALARKRNRKKARKEQD, encoded by the coding sequence TTGGCAGAGGTTCGTGTACAGGAAGGCGAACCGCTTGAGAATGCCTTGCGCCGCTTTAAGCGCAAAGTGCAGCAGGAGGACATTATTAAAGAAGTAAAGCGTCACTCCTTTTATCTGAAGCCAGGTGAAAAGCGCCGCATGAAGGAAGCCCTGGCGCGCAAGCGGAACCGCAAGAAGGCCCGCAAAGAGCAGGATTAA
- a CDS encoding SDR family NAD(P)-dependent oxidoreductase, with translation MSEAKEAFRLDGKHALVTGGASGIGEATCRELVRAGASVTIADINLAKAQQLASALPHAQAVQMDVTRRASIEAVAAQLARLDILVNNAGIAHVGNIAHVEENDFDRLMEVNVKSVYLVTRAMLPLLLERRGSIVNIGSVAGLVGVKQRFAYCTTKGAVVAMTRQLAVDYPKELRVNCICPGTVYTPFVEGYLEKYHAHEKETMIAELNARQPIGRMGKPEEVASMVRYLCSDEAEFMTGSLLTIDGGWTAA, from the coding sequence ATGAGCGAAGCTAAAGAGGCATTCCGTCTTGACGGGAAGCACGCACTTGTCACCGGAGGCGCCAGCGGCATTGGTGAAGCCACATGCCGGGAGCTGGTCCGCGCCGGTGCGTCGGTCACGATTGCCGACATCAACCTTGCCAAAGCACAGCAGCTTGCCAGCGCGCTGCCTCATGCTCAGGCCGTACAGATGGATGTGACCCGCCGCGCTTCCATTGAGGCTGTCGCCGCGCAGCTTGCCAGGCTTGACATTCTGGTGAACAACGCCGGGATCGCGCATGTCGGCAACATTGCCCATGTAGAGGAGAACGACTTTGACCGCCTGATGGAGGTCAACGTGAAATCTGTTTATCTGGTCACGCGGGCCATGCTTCCTCTGCTGCTTGAACGCCGCGGCTCGATCGTGAACATCGGATCGGTGGCCGGGCTGGTGGGCGTGAAACAGCGCTTTGCCTACTGCACTACCAAAGGGGCCGTGGTCGCCATGACGCGCCAGCTTGCCGTGGACTATCCCAAAGAGCTGCGCGTCAACTGCATCTGTCCCGGTACGGTGTACACGCCCTTTGTGGAAGGCTATCTCGAAAAGTATCACGCCCATGAAAAGGAAACGATGATCGCCGAACTGAATGCCCGGCAGCCAATCGGCCGCATGGGCAAGCCAGAAGAGGTCGCCTCCATGGTGCGCTATCTCTGCTCTGATGAGGCCGAATTCATGACCGGGTCCCTGCTGACAATCGACGGCGGATGGACTGCCGCTTAG
- a CDS encoding response regulator, with product MKRRILLVDDELAILLTLKAVLEINGFEVETAASAREAKSKIKSGQYHMVITDMRMESETSGLDVVQAARKAPYRPAVAMLTAYPAAGSEMEEGADEVLVKPMNTQDLLVQIEALLVTHEDKKHVRSERDLALAGTARETGTKKSTAKASR from the coding sequence ATGAAACGGCGTATTTTGCTTGTGGATGATGAACTGGCGATTCTGCTGACGCTCAAGGCCGTGCTGGAAATCAACGGGTTTGAGGTGGAAACGGCGGCCTCCGCCCGCGAAGCAAAATCCAAGATCAAAAGCGGCCAGTATCACATGGTGATTACCGACATGCGCATGGAAAGCGAGACCTCTGGTCTGGATGTGGTTCAGGCGGCGCGAAAAGCTCCCTATCGCCCCGCCGTCGCTATGCTGACGGCCTATCCTGCGGCGGGCTCTGAGATGGAAGAAGGTGCCGATGAGGTGCTGGTAAAACCAATGAATACGCAGGACCTTCTGGTGCAGATTGAGGCGCTTTTGGTGACGCATGAGGACAAGAAGCATGTCCGCAGCGAAAGGGATCTGGCCCTGGCCGGAACAGCCAGAGAGACAGGAACGAAAAAGAGCACTGCCAAGGCCAGCAGATAG